One genomic region from Longimicrobium sp. encodes:
- a CDS encoding ribose-phosphate pyrophosphokinase, whose amino-acid sequence MYDEHLADANLMVLSGRSNRPLAEKVAARLGVQLGEVTVRTFSDGEIFVRMDENVRGRDLFIIQSTNPPADNVLELLLLLDAARRASAARITAVIPYFGYARQDRKDQPRVAIGAKLMANMVVSAGAERVLSIDFHQHQLQGFFDIPVDHLYAAPVFTRYFRDKHLDNLVVVAPDVGSAKMARGFAKRLGATIGIIDKRRPAANVSEVMNVIGEVDGRDCLLCDDMIDTAGTMAQAARALKERGARDVYACATHAILSGPAVERLRDAPFTEIVVTDTIDIPADKHFPALKVLSVDELVAKAVRYTHYNESVSSLFEAV is encoded by the coding sequence ATGTACGACGAGCATCTCGCCGACGCCAACCTGATGGTCCTCTCGGGCCGCTCCAACCGGCCGCTGGCCGAGAAGGTGGCCGCGCGCCTGGGCGTGCAGCTGGGCGAGGTCACCGTCCGCACCTTCTCCGACGGCGAGATCTTCGTCCGCATGGACGAGAACGTGCGCGGGCGCGACCTCTTCATCATCCAGAGCACCAATCCCCCCGCCGACAACGTGCTCGAGCTCCTGCTCCTGCTCGACGCGGCGCGGCGGGCCTCGGCGGCGCGCATCACCGCCGTGATCCCCTACTTCGGCTACGCGCGCCAGGACCGCAAGGACCAGCCGCGCGTGGCCATCGGCGCCAAGCTGATGGCCAACATGGTGGTCAGCGCCGGCGCCGAGCGCGTGCTCTCCATCGACTTCCACCAGCACCAACTGCAGGGCTTCTTCGACATCCCCGTCGACCACCTGTACGCCGCCCCCGTCTTCACCCGCTACTTCCGCGACAAGCATCTCGACAACCTCGTGGTCGTGGCGCCCGACGTGGGGAGCGCCAAGATGGCGCGCGGGTTCGCCAAGCGGCTGGGGGCCACCATCGGCATCATCGACAAGCGGCGGCCGGCGGCCAACGTCAGCGAGGTGATGAACGTGATCGGCGAGGTGGACGGGCGCGACTGCCTGCTCTGCGACGACATGATCGACACCGCGGGGACCATGGCGCAGGCCGCGCGCGCGTTGAAGGAGCGCGGCGCGAGGGACGTGTACGCCTGCGCCACGCACGCCATCCTCAGCGGCCCCGCGGTCGAGCGGCTGCGCGACGCGCCGTTCACCGAGATCGTGGTGACCGACACCATCGACATCCCCGCCGACAAGCACTTCCCGGCGCTCAAGGTGCTGTCGGTGGACGAGCTGGTGGCAAAGGCCGTGCGGTACACGCATTACAACGAATCGGTGAGCTCCCTGTTCGAGGCGGTCTGA
- the tesB gene encoding acyl-CoA thioesterase II: protein MTIERGDGARMATGDGGAGETLGMLLELLDLERLDLNLYRGQNRDIGSGRLFGGQVLAQALVAAGRTVEEGRSAHSLHGYFMLAGDLDIPVVYQVDRIRDGRSFTTRRVLAIQEGREIFTMTCSFHVAEQGIEHAAPMPDVPMPEDLPRELDLVRAMAERIPEPVREIYTQDRPIDFRTVSPVDPFAPEVRPAVKHTWFRVDGRLPDDAILHQAVLAYASDYGLLGTALLPHGLSFMMRRVQAASLDHAVWFHRPFRVDEWLLYAMDAPAAAGARAFTRGSLFTRDGALVASTAQEGLIRLRSGGQA from the coding sequence ATGACGATCGAGCGTGGAGATGGAGCGCGGATGGCGACGGGAGACGGCGGGGCGGGGGAGACGCTGGGGATGCTGCTGGAGCTGCTCGACCTCGAGCGACTCGACCTGAATCTCTATCGCGGGCAGAACCGCGACATCGGCTCGGGGCGATTGTTCGGCGGGCAGGTGCTGGCGCAGGCGCTGGTCGCCGCCGGGCGCACGGTGGAGGAGGGACGGAGCGCGCACTCGCTGCACGGCTACTTCATGCTCGCGGGCGACCTCGACATCCCCGTGGTCTACCAGGTCGACCGCATCCGCGACGGGCGCAGCTTCACCACGCGGCGCGTGCTGGCCATCCAGGAGGGGCGCGAGATCTTCACCATGACCTGCTCGTTCCACGTGGCCGAGCAGGGGATCGAGCACGCCGCCCCGATGCCGGACGTGCCCATGCCCGAAGATCTCCCGCGCGAGCTGGACCTGGTGCGCGCGATGGCCGAGCGCATCCCCGAGCCCGTGCGCGAGATCTACACGCAGGACCGACCGATCGACTTCCGCACCGTCAGCCCCGTCGATCCCTTCGCGCCGGAGGTGCGGCCTGCGGTGAAGCACACCTGGTTCCGCGTGGACGGCCGCCTCCCGGACGACGCGATCCTGCACCAGGCGGTGCTGGCGTACGCGTCGGACTACGGGCTGCTGGGCACGGCGCTGCTGCCGCACGGGCTGTCGTTCATGATGCGCCGGGTGCAGGCCGCCAGCCTGGACCACGCGGTGTGGTTCCACCGCCCGTTCCGCGTGGACGAATGGCTTCTCTACGCGATGGACGCCCCCGCCGCCGCCGGCGCCCGCGCCTTCACCCGCGGCTCGCTCTTCACCCGCGACGGCGCCCTCGTCGCCAGCACCGCGCAGGAGGGGCTCATCCGGCTGCGGAGCGGCGGGCAGGCTTGA
- the pth gene encoding aminoacyl-tRNA hydrolase, whose protein sequence is MWPARLRALFHRPDASSDSDGEEGGVAGLKVIVGLGNPGREYALTRHNVGWWLLDDLAAEWGIGRFRPDKVAATATGRVDPWAIRLVKPITFMNRSGSALLPYKRMNAIDITRDLLVIVDDVALEPGRIRFRPNGSAGGHNGLKSIEQALGMRDYPRLRIGVGAKPPQWDLADWVLSPMPKKDAELVRERFPDCIAGIRLWMEQGIEAAMNRYNA, encoded by the coding sequence TTGTGGCCGGCCCGGCTGCGCGCGCTCTTCCACCGCCCTGACGCGTCTTCGGATTCCGACGGCGAGGAGGGCGGCGTGGCCGGGCTGAAGGTGATCGTGGGGCTGGGGAACCCCGGCCGCGAGTACGCGCTCACGCGGCACAACGTGGGGTGGTGGCTGCTCGACGACCTCGCCGCCGAGTGGGGGATCGGGCGCTTCCGCCCCGACAAGGTCGCGGCGACGGCGACGGGGCGCGTCGATCCCTGGGCGATCCGGCTGGTGAAGCCGATCACCTTCATGAACCGCAGCGGCTCCGCGCTCCTCCCCTACAAGCGGATGAACGCGATCGACATCACCAGGGATCTCCTGGTGATCGTCGACGACGTGGCGCTGGAGCCCGGCCGCATCCGCTTCCGCCCCAACGGGAGCGCGGGCGGGCACAACGGCCTCAAGTCCATCGAGCAGGCGCTGGGGATGCGCGACTATCCCCGCCTGCGCATCGGCGTGGGCGCCAAGCCGCCGCAATGGGACCTGGCGGACTGGGTGCTCTCGCCGATGCCGAAGAAGGACGCGGAACTGGTCCGCGAGCGCTTCCCCGACTGCATCGCCGGCATCCGCCTGTGGATGGAGCAGGGGATCGAGGCGGCGATGAATCGCTACAACGCGTGA
- a CDS encoding pitrilysin family protein, translating into MKRLVVPLLLAAAPLAAQEVNIPHSTFTLPNGLKVIVAEDHSTPVAAVNIWYKVGSGYERPGRTGFAHLFEHVMFMGSRDVPQGQFDVWLENAGGSNNGSTTTDRTNYYEIMPSNAVPLALWLEADRMGTLLDSLTQSKLDTQRDVVKNERRQRYENQPYGLMWETAYDALYPAGHPYHWTTIGSMADLSAASLDDVKGFFRNYYTPNNAVLTVAGDVNTAEVRRWVEQYFSWIRPGPAVTKPSVPIPAIAATRYITKEDRVTLPQISMIWRTTPRFSRDEAALTALASILTDGKSSRLYKRLVYDAQTAQSTSAFNDGNLLSGDFWVVIRGKPGTHLDSMEVAVTEEIAKLAATPPTAEELQRVVNQIETGFVAGLETVEAKADRLNDYEYFAGDPGFAARDLARYRALTPADIQRVAREYLQGKNRIVMSFVPQGHTELAATEAH; encoded by the coding sequence ATGAAACGCCTCGTCGTGCCCCTCCTTCTGGCGGCGGCCCCGCTGGCGGCGCAGGAGGTCAACATCCCCCACTCCACCTTCACGCTGCCCAACGGGCTGAAGGTGATCGTGGCGGAAGACCACTCGACCCCCGTGGCCGCGGTCAACATCTGGTACAAGGTGGGCTCGGGGTACGAGCGCCCCGGCCGCACCGGCTTCGCGCACCTGTTCGAGCACGTGATGTTCATGGGGAGCCGCGACGTGCCCCAGGGACAGTTCGACGTGTGGCTGGAGAACGCGGGCGGCAGCAACAACGGCAGCACCACCACCGACCGCACCAACTACTACGAGATCATGCCCTCCAACGCGGTGCCGCTGGCGCTGTGGCTGGAGGCCGACCGCATGGGCACGCTGCTGGACTCGCTCACCCAGAGCAAGCTCGACACCCAGCGCGACGTGGTGAAGAACGAGCGCCGCCAGCGCTACGAGAACCAGCCGTACGGGCTGATGTGGGAGACGGCGTACGACGCGCTGTATCCCGCCGGCCACCCGTACCACTGGACGACGATCGGCTCCATGGCCGACCTGTCGGCCGCGTCGCTCGACGACGTGAAGGGCTTCTTCCGCAACTACTACACGCCCAACAACGCCGTCCTCACCGTAGCAGGCGACGTGAACACCGCCGAGGTGCGGCGCTGGGTGGAGCAGTACTTCAGCTGGATCCGGCCCGGGCCCGCGGTCACCAAGCCGTCGGTGCCCATCCCCGCCATCGCCGCCACGCGCTACATCACCAAGGAAGACCGGGTCACGTTGCCGCAGATCTCCATGATCTGGCGCACCACCCCGCGCTTTTCGCGCGACGAGGCGGCGCTGACCGCGCTGGCGTCGATCCTGACCGACGGCAAGAGCTCGCGGCTGTACAAGCGCCTGGTGTACGACGCGCAGACGGCGCAGAGCACCAGCGCGTTCAACGACGGCAACCTCCTGTCCGGCGACTTCTGGGTGGTCATCCGCGGCAAGCCGGGGACGCACCTGGACAGCATGGAGGTGGCGGTGACCGAGGAGATCGCGAAGCTGGCCGCCACGCCGCCCACCGCCGAGGAGCTGCAGCGGGTGGTGAACCAGATCGAGACGGGCTTCGTGGCCGGGCTGGAGACGGTGGAGGCCAAGGCCGATCGGCTGAACGACTACGAGTACTTCGCGGGCGACCCCGGCTTCGCGGCGCGCGACCTGGCGCGCTACCGGGCGCTGACCCCGGCCGACATCCAGCGGGTGGCGCGCGAGTACCTGCAGGGGAAGAACCGCATCGTCATGAGCTTCGTCCCCCAGGGGCACACGGAGCTGGCCGCCACGGAGGCGCACTGA
- the ychF gene encoding redox-regulated ATPase YchF gives MLKLGIVGLPNVGKSTLFNALTAAGADAANYPFCTVEPNVGMVEVPDRRVDLLSEKVKPQRTVRAVVQFVDIAGLVKGASEGEGLGNQFLNNIRETDAVVHVVRCFDDADVVHVMGSVDPVRDREVINLELVLSDLAVAEKRLERVRKAAKGGDKDAQAEVSLLERLVAALGEGRAARTVDASDDEWKLIKGFNLLTSKPVLYLANVAEDDLPEGDNAHVRALREAVAESGEVAEVIPISSKIESELAELPPEEREEFLHSLGLEEPGLHRLIRAGYRLLGLQVYFTAGEKEVRAWEIPVGAKAPEAAGVIHSDFERGFIRAETVGWDDFEKTGSVKTAREQGLMRSEGKEYVVKDGDILLFRFNV, from the coding sequence ATGCTGAAGCTGGGGATCGTCGGGCTGCCGAACGTGGGGAAGAGCACGCTGTTCAACGCGCTGACCGCGGCCGGCGCCGACGCGGCCAACTACCCGTTCTGCACCGTGGAGCCGAACGTCGGCATGGTGGAAGTGCCCGACCGCCGCGTGGACCTGCTGTCCGAGAAGGTGAAGCCGCAGCGCACCGTGCGCGCGGTGGTGCAGTTCGTCGACATCGCCGGGCTGGTGAAGGGCGCCAGCGAGGGCGAGGGGCTGGGGAACCAGTTCCTCAACAACATCCGCGAGACCGACGCGGTGGTGCACGTGGTGCGCTGCTTCGACGACGCCGACGTGGTGCACGTGATGGGGAGCGTGGACCCGGTGCGCGACCGCGAGGTCATCAACCTGGAGCTCGTCCTCTCCGACCTGGCGGTGGCCGAGAAGCGGCTGGAGCGCGTGCGCAAGGCCGCCAAGGGCGGCGACAAGGACGCGCAGGCCGAGGTGTCGCTCCTCGAGCGGCTCGTGGCCGCGCTGGGCGAGGGGCGCGCCGCGCGTACGGTCGACGCGAGCGACGACGAGTGGAAGCTGATCAAGGGCTTCAACCTGCTGACCAGCAAGCCCGTGCTCTACCTGGCCAACGTGGCCGAGGACGACCTTCCCGAGGGCGACAACGCGCACGTGCGCGCGCTCCGCGAGGCCGTGGCGGAGAGCGGCGAGGTGGCGGAGGTCATCCCCATCTCCAGCAAGATCGAGAGCGAGCTGGCCGAGCTGCCGCCCGAGGAGCGCGAGGAGTTCCTGCACTCGCTGGGGCTGGAGGAGCCGGGGCTGCACCGGTTGATCCGCGCGGGCTACCGGCTGCTGGGCCTGCAGGTGTACTTCACCGCGGGCGAGAAGGAGGTCCGCGCCTGGGAGATCCCCGTCGGCGCGAAGGCGCCCGAGGCGGCGGGGGTGATCCACAGCGACTTCGAGCGCGGCTTCATCCGCGCCGAGACGGTGGGATGGGACGACTTCGAGAAGACCGGCTCGGTGAAGACCGCCCGCGAGCAGGGGCTGATGCGCAGCGAGGGGAAGGAGTACGTGGTCAAGGACGGCGACATCCTTCTCTTCCGCTTCAACGTCTGA
- a CDS encoding pitrilysin family protein — MNRKILTLGALLAAVPAAGAAQQFPTTPPQLGPAPAVRPPAPVQRQLANGMKVLYVRQPELPVVSAVMVVRGAGTTQDPATLPGLASFTASMLDEGAGGKSALQIADALDLLGASLGTFANYDAAQVNLYVLKKNFGPALGILADVVTRPDFPANEVQRVREERITNLTRAKDEPAAIAGNAFQALVYGQQHPYGRFATVEASRTLDHDKVTAFHHAAYRPENATLVLVGDVDPASMQAQIEQAFGAWRAMGAAPAMAGTLAAPQIGSTTIYLVDKPGAAQSEIRIGHPGVARNTPDYFALQVLNTLLGGAFTSRLNQNLRETHGWTYGARSGYSMRAGAGPFTAQAAVVTAKTDSSLVEFFRELSRIRTEPIAAEELEKAKRYVALGFPQQLETTQAVSARMAELVTYGIDPAWFGSYVGQIMGVTAADVKRVAEQYVRPGNAVVVVVGDKSQVEAGIRALNLGPVQVRDVGEFVK; from the coding sequence ATGAACCGCAAGATCCTCACTCTGGGCGCCCTGCTGGCCGCGGTTCCCGCCGCCGGCGCCGCGCAGCAGTTTCCCACCACGCCGCCGCAGCTGGGCCCGGCGCCGGCCGTGCGCCCGCCCGCGCCCGTGCAGCGGCAGCTGGCCAACGGGATGAAGGTGCTGTACGTCCGCCAGCCCGAGCTTCCCGTCGTCAGCGCGGTGATGGTGGTCCGCGGCGCGGGGACCACGCAGGACCCGGCCACGCTCCCGGGGCTGGCGAGCTTCACCGCGTCGATGCTGGACGAGGGCGCGGGCGGGAAGAGCGCGCTGCAGATCGCCGACGCGCTGGACCTGCTGGGCGCCAGCCTGGGCACCTTCGCCAACTACGACGCGGCGCAGGTGAACCTGTACGTGCTGAAGAAGAACTTCGGCCCCGCGCTGGGGATCCTGGCCGACGTGGTGACGCGCCCCGACTTTCCCGCCAACGAGGTGCAGCGGGTGCGCGAGGAGCGCATCACCAACCTCACGCGGGCGAAGGACGAGCCGGCGGCCATCGCCGGGAACGCGTTCCAGGCGCTGGTCTACGGGCAGCAGCACCCGTACGGCCGCTTCGCCACGGTCGAGGCGTCGCGCACGCTGGACCACGACAAGGTGACGGCCTTCCACCACGCCGCCTACCGCCCCGAGAACGCCACGCTGGTCCTGGTCGGCGACGTCGATCCGGCGTCGATGCAGGCGCAGATCGAGCAGGCGTTCGGCGCCTGGCGCGCGATGGGCGCCGCGCCCGCGATGGCCGGCACGCTCGCCGCGCCGCAGATCGGCAGCACCACCATCTACCTGGTCGACAAGCCCGGCGCGGCGCAGAGCGAGATCCGCATCGGCCACCCGGGCGTGGCGCGCAACACCCCCGACTACTTCGCGCTGCAGGTGCTGAACACGCTGCTGGGCGGCGCCTTCACCAGCCGGCTGAACCAGAACCTGCGCGAGACGCACGGCTGGACGTACGGCGCGCGCTCGGGATACAGCATGCGCGCCGGCGCGGGGCCGTTCACCGCGCAGGCGGCCGTCGTGACGGCGAAGACGGACAGCTCGCTGGTGGAGTTCTTCCGCGAGCTGAGCCGCATCCGCACCGAGCCGATCGCGGCCGAGGAGCTGGAGAAGGCCAAGCGCTACGTGGCGCTCGGCTTCCCGCAGCAGCTGGAGACCACGCAGGCGGTGTCGGCGCGGATGGCCGAGCTGGTGACGTACGGGATCGATCCCGCCTGGTTCGGCAGCTACGTGGGGCAGATCATGGGGGTGACCGCCGCCGACGTGAAGCGCGTGGCCGAGCAGTACGTGCGCCCCGGCAACGCCGTGGTGGTGGTCGTGGGCGACAAGTCGCAGGTGGAGGCGGGGATCCGGGCGCTCAACCTCGGCCCCGTGCAGGTCCGCGACGTCGGCGAGTTCGTGAAGTAG
- a CDS encoding GAF domain-containing protein, with translation MSPVREPPPAQSAAFAIFCGELADTLARPAERKRNLVRLAEALGALAGGSAVVLFTPAPDGVLQCDVGTAALAHLEGDLVPADGTLEGEAFTSREARTSPNLRADPRAFLPVQRALPNAPALATPLLSASGCAGVALLAKPRRDTEFAPSEIATLQLAATLVGGALQSFGEHERVRASRAVIEMWRAGRKESEGDADAARSVLRAVRHELNTPVAVISSNLQLCASPDPADWKLPAPELWQAMRAGAARLEEVSRLLRALDESDGPIALDEQGRFILPGSTNGHPK, from the coding sequence ATGAGCCCCGTGCGCGAGCCGCCCCCGGCCCAGTCCGCCGCGTTCGCCATCTTCTGCGGCGAGCTGGCCGACACGCTGGCGCGGCCGGCCGAGCGCAAGCGCAACCTGGTGCGGCTGGCCGAGGCGCTGGGCGCGCTGGCCGGCGGCTCGGCCGTGGTGCTCTTCACCCCCGCGCCCGACGGCGTGCTGCAGTGCGACGTGGGCACCGCCGCGCTGGCCCACCTGGAGGGCGATCTCGTCCCCGCCGACGGCACGCTCGAGGGCGAGGCGTTCACCAGCCGCGAGGCGCGCACCTCGCCCAACCTGCGCGCCGACCCGCGGGCCTTCCTCCCCGTGCAGCGCGCGCTTCCCAACGCGCCGGCGCTGGCCACTCCTCTCCTCTCGGCGAGCGGATGCGCGGGCGTGGCGCTGCTGGCCAAGCCGCGCCGCGACACCGAGTTCGCGCCGTCGGAGATCGCCACGCTGCAGCTGGCGGCCACGCTGGTGGGCGGCGCGCTGCAGAGCTTCGGCGAGCACGAGCGGGTGCGCGCCAGCCGCGCGGTGATCGAGATGTGGCGCGCCGGGCGGAAGGAGAGCGAGGGCGACGCCGATGCCGCGCGGAGCGTGCTGCGTGCCGTGCGCCACGAGCTGAACACGCCGGTGGCGGTCATCTCCAGCAATCTCCAGCTCTGCGCCTCGCCCGACCCGGCGGACTGGAAGCTCCCCGCGCCCGAGCTCTGGCAGGCCATGCGCGCCGGCGCCGCGCGGCTGGAGGAGGTCAGCCGCCTCCTGCGCGCGCTGGACGAGAGCGACGGGCCCATCGCGCTGGACGAGCAGGGGCGCTTCATCCTCCCCGGCAGCACGAACGGGCACCCCAAGTAA
- a CDS encoding site-2 protease family protein: protein MDPQRLQDVLLSLPVLLLAFSVHEFMHAYVALKQGDDTAYMLGRVTLDPRAHIDPIGSLLFPLIGAISGAPLIGWAKPTPTTPRKYRKYVQGDILVSLAGIFGNFLLILLFAVLFALAAFAFRASGGSDVAVTAARLFEKGVQLNFFLIIFNLIPVPPLDGSRVLYHLLPANLGSAYRQLSSFGFVILYALIFTGALNRLFYAVADVPRWFLVPGLMVLGG from the coding sequence ATGGATCCCCAGCGCCTGCAGGACGTCCTGCTCAGCCTTCCCGTTCTGCTCCTGGCCTTCTCCGTCCACGAGTTCATGCACGCCTACGTGGCCCTCAAGCAGGGCGACGACACCGCGTACATGCTGGGGCGGGTGACGCTGGACCCGCGCGCCCACATCGACCCCATCGGCAGCCTGCTCTTTCCGCTGATCGGGGCCATCTCCGGCGCGCCGCTGATCGGCTGGGCCAAGCCCACGCCCACCACGCCGCGCAAGTACCGCAAGTACGTGCAGGGCGACATCCTGGTCTCCCTGGCCGGGATCTTCGGCAACTTCCTGCTGATCCTGCTCTTCGCCGTCCTCTTCGCGCTGGCGGCGTTCGCGTTCCGCGCCAGCGGCGGGAGCGACGTGGCGGTGACCGCCGCGCGCCTGTTCGAGAAGGGCGTGCAGCTGAACTTCTTCCTCATCATCTTCAACCTCATCCCCGTGCCGCCGCTGGACGGGTCGCGCGTGCTCTACCACCTCCTCCCCGCCAACCTGGGGAGCGCCTACCGGCAGCTCTCCTCCTTCGGCTTCGTCATCCTCTACGCGCTGATCTTCACCGGCGCGCTCAACCGGCTGTTCTACGCGGTGGCCGACGTGCCGCGCTGGTTCCTGGTCCCCGGGCTGATGGTGCTGGGGGGATGA
- the rpsT gene encoding 30S ribosomal protein S20: MPNVKSAEKRMRTNEIRAARNRAFRSRLRSALKKVRTAANAGEGATALREATSLLDRAARKRIVHPNKAARAKSRLTAFIGKLGA; the protein is encoded by the coding sequence TTGCCGAACGTCAAGTCCGCCGAGAAGCGGATGCGGACCAACGAGATCCGTGCCGCCCGCAACCGGGCCTTCCGCTCGCGGCTGCGCAGCGCGCTGAAGAAGGTGCGCACGGCCGCCAACGCCGGCGAGGGCGCCACGGCGCTCCGCGAGGCCACCTCGCTGCTGGACCGCGCGGCGCGCAAGCGCATCGTGCATCCCAACAAGGCCGCCCGCGCCAAGAGCCGCCTGACCGCCTTCATCGGCAAGCTCGGCGCGTAA
- a CDS encoding 50S ribosomal protein L25 has protein sequence MANATLRATRRDGGGKGMARKLRGTGQVPAVLYGHGDRTESLSVDAHDLELLLHHVNPENTLIGLDIDGRRTDVLIREIQKHPYRPEFLHVDFLQVHGDEALKLDIPVRLSGVPVGVRENGGVLDQVIYDLHVECLPGNIPEAAEVDISGLNIGESVRVGDISLPNVTILMDAELPVASVLAARVHEEEEAAEAAEPAPEPEVLRGPKGGEDEE, from the coding sequence ATGGCGAACGCGACGCTCCGCGCCACCCGGCGCGACGGCGGCGGCAAGGGGATGGCCCGCAAGCTCCGCGGCACCGGCCAGGTGCCCGCCGTGCTGTACGGCCACGGCGACCGCACCGAGTCGCTCTCGGTGGACGCGCACGACCTGGAGCTGCTGCTGCACCACGTGAACCCCGAGAACACGCTGATCGGGCTGGACATCGACGGCCGCCGCACCGACGTGCTGATCCGCGAGATCCAGAAGCACCCGTACCGTCCCGAGTTCCTGCACGTCGACTTCCTGCAGGTGCACGGCGACGAGGCGCTGAAGCTCGACATCCCCGTGCGCCTGAGCGGCGTTCCCGTGGGGGTGAGGGAGAACGGCGGGGTGCTGGACCAGGTGATCTACGACCTCCACGTCGAATGCCTCCCCGGCAACATCCCCGAAGCGGCCGAGGTCGACATCTCGGGGCTGAACATCGGCGAGAGCGTGCGCGTGGGCGACATCTCCCTCCCCAACGTCACCATCCTGATGGACGCGGAGCTTCCCGTGGCCTCGGTGCTGGCGGCGCGCGTGCACGAGGAGGAGGAGGCCGCCGAGGCCGCCGAGCCGGCGCCCGAGCCCGAGGTGCTGCGCGGGCCCAAGGGCGGCGAGGACGAGGAGTAG
- a CDS encoding HD domain-containing phosphohydrolase, translating to MVAPHPQDRRPYSRILIVDDEDSLRKVLRLGLSQDGYDVREAENGQVALDLMTRWAPDVIVSDLLMPEVDGIELLRQAKEADDTIGFIVLTGVGTTRQAVQALRLSADDYLLKPYDVDELSISVGRALERRALVKQNRFYQQCLEMRVSQLGQQLEKLTAEALISLAGAVEARDGYTGAHLERVTRYAQAVGMALELDRDRLRTLWIGALLHDIGKISVPDSVLNKPSALSPHELTVMREHPKLGAAILEQSSFLSTAVPAVLHHHERWDGDGYPYGLRRGEIPIEARVLAVADTYDAIITDRAYRPRRPEEAAIAELQRCSGSQFDPEVVDAFVEARHHGFPEPVAPRFWQSDAMLLPEPALA from the coding sequence ATGGTTGCACCCCACCCGCAGGACCGCCGCCCGTACTCCCGCATCCTGATCGTCGACGACGAAGACAGCCTGCGCAAGGTGCTCCGCCTGGGCCTTTCGCAGGACGGCTACGACGTGCGCGAGGCGGAGAACGGCCAGGTGGCGCTGGATCTGATGACGCGCTGGGCGCCGGACGTGATCGTCTCGGACCTGCTGATGCCCGAGGTGGACGGGATCGAGCTGCTGCGGCAGGCCAAGGAAGCCGACGACACCATCGGCTTCATCGTGCTGACCGGCGTGGGAACGACCAGGCAGGCGGTGCAGGCGCTGCGGCTGAGCGCCGACGACTACCTGCTCAAGCCGTACGACGTGGACGAGCTGTCGATCTCCGTCGGACGTGCCCTCGAGCGGCGCGCGCTGGTCAAGCAGAACCGCTTCTACCAGCAGTGCCTGGAGATGCGGGTGTCGCAACTGGGCCAGCAGCTGGAGAAGCTGACCGCCGAGGCGCTGATCTCCCTCGCGGGCGCGGTGGAGGCGCGCGACGGGTACACGGGCGCGCACCTGGAGCGGGTCACGCGCTACGCGCAGGCGGTGGGGATGGCGCTGGAGCTGGACCGCGACCGGCTGCGCACGCTGTGGATCGGCGCGCTGCTGCACGACATCGGCAAGATCAGCGTTCCCGACAGCGTGCTGAACAAGCCGTCGGCGCTCAGCCCGCACGAGCTGACGGTGATGCGCGAGCATCCCAAGCTCGGGGCGGCCATCCTGGAGCAGAGCTCCTTCCTTTCCACCGCGGTTCCCGCCGTCCTCCACCACCACGAGCGGTGGGACGGCGACGGCTATCCGTATGGGCTGCGCCGGGGCGAGATCCCCATCGAGGCGCGGGTGCTGGCGGTGGCAGACACCTACGACGCCATCATCACCGACCGCGCGTACCGTCCGCGCCGGCCGGAGGAGGCGGCCATCGCCGAGCTGCAGCGCTGCAGCGGCTCCCAGTTCGACCCCGAGGTGGTGGACGCGTTCGTCGAGGCGCGCCACCACGGCTTTCCCGAGCCGGTGGCGCCGCGCTTCTGGCAGAGCGACGCCATGCTCCTTCCCGAGCCGGCCCTGGCATGA